One genomic window of Gallus gallus isolate bGalGal1 chromosome 34, bGalGal1.mat.broiler.GRCg7b, whole genome shotgun sequence includes the following:
- the TNS2 gene encoding tensin-2 isoform X5, protein MNPRGAVGGLLRVLGRREPQPPPPAPPHTFQEKSFRKRSRCCAVCRDSVGAHGLLCRVCKIVSHKRCEAKVTSPCHPPPPPELRRNTAPARHGEKPDGNLHLSALRQHRSLPRLPPPAPPAELSYVTERIIAVRFPGGADERRFRGHLRDVAALLRARHRDGYTLFNLSEKRHDLIRLHPAVQEFGWPDLLAPPLDTLCAICKALERCLRALPPRVAVLHCRALGTATMRQFCEERVGGDVQPSQRRYTAYFGALLSGTARVNSRPVFLHHVLLPPLPLFQPDFRPFLKLYQALQLVHTSGVYSPGPQSVCISLEPALLLKGDVLVQCYQRWGPGRRSVFRAQFHTGELQGERLRLGKEELDLACRDERFPPDAAVEFVFSSSPDKVEGWAPPRGAVCVDLCTWDPAVRRDSFHGFNARHQDSSDDLTQVGGLQDESPHTPVQDRGDPGGTPWEEDPPATESPPPQSPPGRPPPPTATERWELEQLLGGCGLGGGQEESPPGAPQGAPVPHSGPAHHGSPAPHSTLAPHSDAVPRRDSEPHSIMAPHSSPVPYSAVASHGGSVPYRDPAPHSSPVPHSTTAPYSSTVPHSGPVPCRDPVLCNTAASYGTLAPHSDATPHRDPVPHSCPVHHCAAAPYSTVPSHSGPVPHSCFVPYSALPPHGDPVPHSAATPCCSLVPYSTPTPHSHSVLHSATAPHSSPTACSASTTPHSPPVSYTPPTSYTPPTPYSPSPPYSTPMTCSPTASYSPPSPHSPLIPYSPSPPSPPTYRPTASYSPPLPYGTLTPYNSTLAPHSAQATYSTQSAYSTHVPHSPSTPHSTPAPYSSPSPHSTLTPYSSTVTPHSGTSVPHSTQSAYSAPALAGSPSPYRSAVTPRGAHVPHSAQTAAAPHGHAPSGHAHQPRPTLAPPPHCLCPGGGAEEGGRRRAQRSLSEGAGSVLATPLCPLCGPRPFPVGPLPKSGTPGSPGEAAEEPGSPQDPSTQDHPQGESSPPPSFPSPSSYCAPPALGPPREEQSAPGGGTNPPRPPPGPADPPTFAQDTSRFWYKPGMSREQAVALLKDCEPGAFLIRDSTSFRGGYGLALRVAQPPPGCPPAGKGDPREQLVRHFLIETGPRGVKIRGGAEEPHFGSLPALVLQHSIRPMSLPCALRIPCNDPLQDGGGAGTPNVSTAAELLRQGAACTVRYLGSVLTEALTGPRAVALAADAVLGAPPPPPCTAHFHVSARGITLTDRQRRLFFRRHYPVANVTFCSTDPEDRRWANADGTTSTIFGFVAKQAGGAGGNTCHLFAELDPEQPAGAIVSFITKVMLRAPPR, encoded by the exons ATGAACCCACGCGGGGCCGTGGGGGGTCTCCTGCGGGTCCTGGGGCGGAGGGAACCCCAGCCG ccccccccggCGCCGCCCCACACTTTCCAGGAGAAGTCGTTCCGGAAGAGGTCGCGGTGCTGCGCCGTCTGTCGGGACAGCGTGGGCGCCCATGGGCTGCTCTGCCGAG TCTGTAAGATCGTTTCCCATAAGCGCTGTGAAGCCAAG gtgaCATCCCCGTGCCACCCTCCGCCCCCTCCCGAGCTG cggAGGAACACCGCCCCAGCGAGGCACGGCGAGAAGccg GATGGCAACCTGCATCTCAGCGCCCTCCGGCAGCACCGCTCCCTGCCCAG GctgccccccccggccccccccgcGGAGCTGAGCTATGTGACGGAGCGGATCATCGCCGTGCGCTTCCCGGGGGGGGCGGACGAACGGCGCTTCCGCGGCCACCTCCGTGATGTCGCAGCGCTGCTGCGCGCCCGGCACCGCGACGGGTATACG CTCTTCAACCTCTCCGAGAAGCGCCACGACCTCATCCGTCTGCACCCCGCG GTGCAGGAGTTCGGCTGGCCAGACCTGCTGGCCCCCCCCCTGGACACGCTGTGCGCCATCTGCAAAGCGTTGGAGCGCTGCCTGCGCGCGCTGCCCCCCCGCGTGGCCGTGCTGCACTGCcgg GCTTTGGGCACCGCCACCATGCGGCAGTTCTGCGAAGAGAGAGTGGGGGGCGACGTGCAGCCATCGCAGCGCAG GTACACGGCGTACTTTGGGGCGCTGCTGTCGGGCACCGCGCGGGTGAACAGCCGCCCCGTGTTCCTGCACCACGTCCTGCTGCCGCCCCTGCCCCTCTTCCAGCCCG actTCCGGCCGTTCCTGAAGCTGTACCAGGCGCTGCAGTTGGTGCACACCTCGGGCGTTTA CTCCCCTGGCCCACAGAGCGTCTGCATCAGCCTGGAGCCCGCGCTGCTGCTGAAGGGCGACGTCCTG GTGCAGTGCTACCAGCGCTGGGGGCCCGGCCGGCGCTCCGTGTTCCGTGCGCAGTTCCATACCGGAGAGCTGCAGGGGGAGCGGCTGCGGCTCGGCAAGGAGGAGCTGGACCTGGCGTGCAGGG atGAGCGCTTCCCCCCCGACGCCGCTGTGGAGTTCGTGTTCTCCTCCAGTCCCGACAAGGTGGAAG GCTGGGCCCCCCCCCGCGGCGCTGTCTGTGTGGATCTGTGCACGTGGGACCCCGCGGTGCGCCGCGATTCCTTCCATGGCTTCAATGCGCGGCACCAGGACAGCAGCGACG ACCTGACGCAggtgggggggctgcaggacGAGAGCCCCCACACCCCCGTGCAGGACAGGGGGGACCCCGGAGGCACCCCGTGGGAAGAGGACCCCCCCGCGACTGAATCTCCGCCACCGCAGAGCCCCCCCGGgcgccccccccctcccacgGCCACGGAGCGCtgggagctggagcagctgctggggggctgtgggctggggggggggcaggaggagagccCCCCCGGTGCCCCACAAGGAGCCCCCgtgccccatagcggccctgCGCACCACGGAAGCCCCGCGCCCCATAGCACCCTGGCACCCCACAGCGACGCGGTGCCACGTAGGGACTCTGAGCCCCATAGCATCATggcgccccatagcagccctgTGCCCTATAGCGCTGTGGCATCGCATGGAGGTTCCGTGCCCTATAGAGATCCTGCACCTCATAGCAGCCCCGTGCCCCATAGCACCACAGCACCCTATAGCAGCACGGTGCCCCATAGCGGTCCTGTCCCCTGTAGGGACCCTGTGCTTTGTAACACTGCGGCATCCTATGGCACTCTGGCGCCCCATAGCGACGCAacaccccacagagaccccgtgccccatagctgccctgTGCACCATTGTGCTGCAGCACCCTATAGCACTGTGCCATCCCATAGTGgccctgtgccccacagctgctttgTGCCCTATAGCGCCCTGCCCCCCCATGGTGACCCTGTGCCCCATAGTGCTGCCACACCCTGTTGCTCCCTGGTGCCCTAtagcaccccaacaccccacaGTCACTCAGTGCTTCATAGTgccacagcaccccatagcagccccacagcctgtAGTGCCTCaaccacaccccacagccccccggTATCCTACACCCCCCCTACATCCTACACCCCCCCCACTCCTTacagcccatccccaccctaTAGTACCCCGatgacctgcagccccacagcatcctacagccccccatcaccccacagccccctgaTACCCTATAGTCCCTCACCCCCTAGCCCCCCAACCTATAGACCCACAGCATCCTATAGCCCTCCCTTGCCCTATGGTACCCTGACACCCTATAACAGCACTCtggcaccccatagcgcccagGCAACCTATAGCACCCAAAGTGCCTATAGCACTCATGTGCCCCATAGCCCCTCgacaccccatagcaccccagcACCCTATAGCAGTCCGTCACCTCATAGCACGCTGACACcctacagcagcactgtgacGCCCCACAGCGGCACctcagtgccccatagcacccaaAGTGCCTACAGTGCCCCAGCGCTCGCCGGCAGCCCATCGCCCTACAGAAGCGCTGTGACGCCCCGCGGCGCCCAcgtgccccacagcgcccaaACCGCAGCGGCGCCCCATGGCCACGCCCCCTCAGGCCACGCCCATCAGCCCCGCCCCACTTTGGCTCCGCCCCCTCATTGTCTGTGCCCGGGGGGCGGGGCCGAGgagggggggcggcggcgcgcgCAGAGGTCGCTGTCCGAAGGGGCGGGGTCTGTGTTGGCCACGCCCCTCTGCCCCCTCTGCGGGCCACGCCCCTTCCCGGTGGGACCCCTCCCCAAAAGTGGAACCCCTGGGAGCCCCGGAGAGGCCGCGGAGG AGCCCGGTAGCCCCCAGGACCCCTCCACTCAGGACCACCCCCAGGGGGagtcctcccctcccccctccttcccctccccctcctcttaCTGTGCCCCCCCCGCGTTGGGTCCCCCCCGAGAGGAGCAGAGCGCTCCAGGGGGAGGCACcaaccccccccgccccccccccggcccggcggACCCCCCCACGTTCGCCCAGGACACGTCCAGGTTCTGGTACAAACCGGGAATGTCGCGAGAGCAAG CCGTGGCGCTGCTGAAGGACTGTGAGCCGGGCGCTTTCCTCATCCGCGACAGCACCTCCTTCCGGGGGGGGTACGGTTTGGCGCTGCGCGTGGCACAGCCCCCCCCCGGCTGCCCCCCCGCAGGGAAAG GGGACCCCCGCGAGCAGCTCGTCCGCCACTTCCTGATCGAGACGGGACCGCGGGGCGTGAAAATCCGGGGGGGGGCGGAGGAGCCGCACTtcg GCAGTCTCCCCGcgctggtgctgcagcactccATTCGGCCCATGTCGCTGCCCTGCGCGCTGCGCATCCCCTGCAACG ACCCACTGCAGGACGGGGGGGGCGCCGGGACCCCCAACGTCAGCACCGCCGCTGAGCTGCTGCGTCAGGGAGcag CCTGCACGGTGCGGTACCTCGGCTCGGTGCTCACGGAAGCGCTGACGGGGCCGCGCGCGGTGGCGCTGGCAGCCGACGCCGTGCTCGGagcgccgccccccccgccgTGCACCGCTCACTTCCACGTGTCCGCGCGCGGCATCACCCTGACCGACCGCCAGCGCAG GCTCTTCTTCCGCCGCCATTACCCCGTGGCCAACGTCACGTTCTGCAGCACGGACCCCGAGGACCGCAG GTGGGCGAACGCAGACGGCACCACCTCCAC gatcTTCGGGTTCGTGGCCAAGCaggcggggggggcggggggcaaCACGTGCCACCTGTTTGCCGAGCTGGACCCCGAGCAGCCGGCGGGCGCCATCGTCAGCTTCATCACCAAAGTGATGCTGCGCGCCCCCCCCCGCTGA
- the TNS2 gene encoding tensin-2 isoform X3: MNPRGAVGGLLRVLGRREPQPPPPAPPHTFQEKSFRKRSRCCAVCRDSVGAHGLLCRVCKIVSHKRCEAKVTSPCHPPPPPELRRNTAPARHGEKPDGNLHLSALRQHRSLPRLPPPAPPAELSYVTERIIAVRFPGGADERRFRGHLRDVAALLRARHRDGYTLFNLSEKRHDLIRLHPAVQEFGWPDLLAPPLDTLCAICKALERCLRALPPRVAVLHCRGEGGRRGGGIHALQPRLCQALGTATMRQFCEERVGGDVQPSQRRYTAYFGALLSGTARVNSRPVFLHHVLLPPLPLFQPDFRPFLKLYQALQLVHTSGVYSPGPQSVCISLEPALLLKGDVLVQCYQRWGPGRRSVFRAQFHTGELQGERLRLGKEELDLACRDERFPPDAAVEFVFSSSPDKVEGWAPPRGAVCVDLCTWDPAVRRDSFHGFNARHQDSSDDLTQVGGLQDESPHTPVQDRGDPGGTPWEEDPPATESPPPQSPPGRPPPPTATERWELEQLLGGCGLGGGQEESPPGAPQGAPVPHSGPAHHGSPAPHSTLAPHSDAVPRRDSEPHSIMAPHSSPVPYSAVASHGGSVPYRDPAPHSSPVPHSTTAPYSSTVPHSGPVPCRDPVLCNTAASYGTLAPHSDATPHRDPVPHSCPVHHCAAAPYSTVPSHSGPVPHSCFVPYSALPPHGDPVPHSAATPCCSLVPYSTPTPHSHSVLHSATAPHSSPTACSASTTPHSPPVSYTPPTSYTPPTPYSPSPPYSTPMTCSPTASYSPPSPHSPLIPYSPSPPSPPTYRPTASYSPPLPYGTLTPYNSTLAPHSAQATYSTQSAYSTHVPHSPSTPHSTPAPYSSPSPHSTLTPYSSTVTPHSGTSVPHSTQSAYSAPALAGSPSPYRSAVTPRGAHVPHSAQTAAAPHGHAPSGHAHQPRPTLAPPPHCLCPGGGAEEGGRRRAQRSLSEGAGSVLATPLCPLCGPRPFPVGPLPKSGTPGSPGEAAEEPGSPQDPSTQDHPQGESSPPPSFPSPSSYCAPPALGPPREEQSAPGGGTNPPRPPPGPADPPTFAQDTSRFWYKPGMSREQAVALLKDCEPGAFLIRDSTSFRGGYGLALRVAQPPPGCPPAGKGDPREQLVRHFLIETGPRGVKIRGGAEEPHFGSLPALVLQHSIRPMSLPCALRIPCNDPLQDGGGAGTPNVSTAAELLRQGAACTVRYLGSVLTEALTGPRAVALAADAVLGAPPPPPCTAHFHVSARGITLTDRQRRLFFRRHYPVANVTFCSTDPEDRRWANADGTTSTIFGFVAKQAGGAGGNTCHLFAELDPEQPAGAIVSFITKVMLRAPPR, translated from the exons ATGAACCCACGCGGGGCCGTGGGGGGTCTCCTGCGGGTCCTGGGGCGGAGGGAACCCCAGCCG ccccccccggCGCCGCCCCACACTTTCCAGGAGAAGTCGTTCCGGAAGAGGTCGCGGTGCTGCGCCGTCTGTCGGGACAGCGTGGGCGCCCATGGGCTGCTCTGCCGAG TCTGTAAGATCGTTTCCCATAAGCGCTGTGAAGCCAAG gtgaCATCCCCGTGCCACCCTCCGCCCCCTCCCGAGCTG cggAGGAACACCGCCCCAGCGAGGCACGGCGAGAAGccg GATGGCAACCTGCATCTCAGCGCCCTCCGGCAGCACCGCTCCCTGCCCAG GctgccccccccggccccccccgcGGAGCTGAGCTATGTGACGGAGCGGATCATCGCCGTGCGCTTCCCGGGGGGGGCGGACGAACGGCGCTTCCGCGGCCACCTCCGTGATGTCGCAGCGCTGCTGCGCGCCCGGCACCGCGACGGGTATACG CTCTTCAACCTCTCCGAGAAGCGCCACGACCTCATCCGTCTGCACCCCGCG GTGCAGGAGTTCGGCTGGCCAGACCTGCTGGCCCCCCCCCTGGACACGCTGTGCGCCATCTGCAAAGCGTTGGAGCGCTGCCTGCGCGCGCTGCCCCCCCGCGTGGCCGTGCTGCACTGCcgg GGGGAAGGTGGGCGTCGTGGTGGCGGCATACATGCACTACAGCCGCGTCTGTGCCAG GCTTTGGGCACCGCCACCATGCGGCAGTTCTGCGAAGAGAGAGTGGGGGGCGACGTGCAGCCATCGCAGCGCAG GTACACGGCGTACTTTGGGGCGCTGCTGTCGGGCACCGCGCGGGTGAACAGCCGCCCCGTGTTCCTGCACCACGTCCTGCTGCCGCCCCTGCCCCTCTTCCAGCCCG actTCCGGCCGTTCCTGAAGCTGTACCAGGCGCTGCAGTTGGTGCACACCTCGGGCGTTTA CTCCCCTGGCCCACAGAGCGTCTGCATCAGCCTGGAGCCCGCGCTGCTGCTGAAGGGCGACGTCCTG GTGCAGTGCTACCAGCGCTGGGGGCCCGGCCGGCGCTCCGTGTTCCGTGCGCAGTTCCATACCGGAGAGCTGCAGGGGGAGCGGCTGCGGCTCGGCAAGGAGGAGCTGGACCTGGCGTGCAGGG atGAGCGCTTCCCCCCCGACGCCGCTGTGGAGTTCGTGTTCTCCTCCAGTCCCGACAAGGTGGAAG GCTGGGCCCCCCCCCGCGGCGCTGTCTGTGTGGATCTGTGCACGTGGGACCCCGCGGTGCGCCGCGATTCCTTCCATGGCTTCAATGCGCGGCACCAGGACAGCAGCGACG ACCTGACGCAggtgggggggctgcaggacGAGAGCCCCCACACCCCCGTGCAGGACAGGGGGGACCCCGGAGGCACCCCGTGGGAAGAGGACCCCCCCGCGACTGAATCTCCGCCACCGCAGAGCCCCCCCGGgcgccccccccctcccacgGCCACGGAGCGCtgggagctggagcagctgctggggggctgtgggctggggggggggcaggaggagagccCCCCCGGTGCCCCACAAGGAGCCCCCgtgccccatagcggccctgCGCACCACGGAAGCCCCGCGCCCCATAGCACCCTGGCACCCCACAGCGACGCGGTGCCACGTAGGGACTCTGAGCCCCATAGCATCATggcgccccatagcagccctgTGCCCTATAGCGCTGTGGCATCGCATGGAGGTTCCGTGCCCTATAGAGATCCTGCACCTCATAGCAGCCCCGTGCCCCATAGCACCACAGCACCCTATAGCAGCACGGTGCCCCATAGCGGTCCTGTCCCCTGTAGGGACCCTGTGCTTTGTAACACTGCGGCATCCTATGGCACTCTGGCGCCCCATAGCGACGCAacaccccacagagaccccgtgccccatagctgccctgTGCACCATTGTGCTGCAGCACCCTATAGCACTGTGCCATCCCATAGTGgccctgtgccccacagctgctttgTGCCCTATAGCGCCCTGCCCCCCCATGGTGACCCTGTGCCCCATAGTGCTGCCACACCCTGTTGCTCCCTGGTGCCCTAtagcaccccaacaccccacaGTCACTCAGTGCTTCATAGTgccacagcaccccatagcagccccacagcctgtAGTGCCTCaaccacaccccacagccccccggTATCCTACACCCCCCCTACATCCTACACCCCCCCCACTCCTTacagcccatccccaccctaTAGTACCCCGatgacctgcagccccacagcatcctacagccccccatcaccccacagccccctgaTACCCTATAGTCCCTCACCCCCTAGCCCCCCAACCTATAGACCCACAGCATCCTATAGCCCTCCCTTGCCCTATGGTACCCTGACACCCTATAACAGCACTCtggcaccccatagcgcccagGCAACCTATAGCACCCAAAGTGCCTATAGCACTCATGTGCCCCATAGCCCCTCgacaccccatagcaccccagcACCCTATAGCAGTCCGTCACCTCATAGCACGCTGACACcctacagcagcactgtgacGCCCCACAGCGGCACctcagtgccccatagcacccaaAGTGCCTACAGTGCCCCAGCGCTCGCCGGCAGCCCATCGCCCTACAGAAGCGCTGTGACGCCCCGCGGCGCCCAcgtgccccacagcgcccaaACCGCAGCGGCGCCCCATGGCCACGCCCCCTCAGGCCACGCCCATCAGCCCCGCCCCACTTTGGCTCCGCCCCCTCATTGTCTGTGCCCGGGGGGCGGGGCCGAGgagggggggcggcggcgcgcgCAGAGGTCGCTGTCCGAAGGGGCGGGGTCTGTGTTGGCCACGCCCCTCTGCCCCCTCTGCGGGCCACGCCCCTTCCCGGTGGGACCCCTCCCCAAAAGTGGAACCCCTGGGAGCCCCGGAGAGGCCGCGGAGG AGCCCGGTAGCCCCCAGGACCCCTCCACTCAGGACCACCCCCAGGGGGagtcctcccctcccccctccttcccctccccctcctcttaCTGTGCCCCCCCCGCGTTGGGTCCCCCCCGAGAGGAGCAGAGCGCTCCAGGGGGAGGCACcaaccccccccgccccccccccggcccggcggACCCCCCCACGTTCGCCCAGGACACGTCCAGGTTCTGGTACAAACCGGGAATGTCGCGAGAGCAAG CCGTGGCGCTGCTGAAGGACTGTGAGCCGGGCGCTTTCCTCATCCGCGACAGCACCTCCTTCCGGGGGGGGTACGGTTTGGCGCTGCGCGTGGCACAGCCCCCCCCCGGCTGCCCCCCCGCAGGGAAAG GGGACCCCCGCGAGCAGCTCGTCCGCCACTTCCTGATCGAGACGGGACCGCGGGGCGTGAAAATCCGGGGGGGGGCGGAGGAGCCGCACTtcg GCAGTCTCCCCGcgctggtgctgcagcactccATTCGGCCCATGTCGCTGCCCTGCGCGCTGCGCATCCCCTGCAACG ACCCACTGCAGGACGGGGGGGGCGCCGGGACCCCCAACGTCAGCACCGCCGCTGAGCTGCTGCGTCAGGGAGcag CCTGCACGGTGCGGTACCTCGGCTCGGTGCTCACGGAAGCGCTGACGGGGCCGCGCGCGGTGGCGCTGGCAGCCGACGCCGTGCTCGGagcgccgccccccccgccgTGCACCGCTCACTTCCACGTGTCCGCGCGCGGCATCACCCTGACCGACCGCCAGCGCAG GCTCTTCTTCCGCCGCCATTACCCCGTGGCCAACGTCACGTTCTGCAGCACGGACCCCGAGGACCGCAG GTGGGCGAACGCAGACGGCACCACCTCCAC gatcTTCGGGTTCGTGGCCAAGCaggcggggggggcggggggcaaCACGTGCCACCTGTTTGCCGAGCTGGACCCCGAGCAGCCGGCGGGCGCCATCGTCAGCTTCATCACCAAAGTGATGCTGCGCGCCCCCCCCCGCTGA